Genomic window (Haloarchaeobius salinus):
GTCCCGGACGTCGACGAACTTCCCGACGACCTGCGCGAGCGCATCGACGAGGAGGAGGAGCGCGCCGGCTTCGTCCCGAACGTCTTCCTCGCCTACGGCTACAAGCCCTCGCACTTCCGCGCGTTCTTCGACTACTACGACGCGCTCGTCGAGGACACCGCGCTCGAACGCGAGGAGGTCGAGATGATCGTCGTCGCGGTCAGCGGCGCGAACGACTGCTACTACTGCAACGTCGCCCACGGGGCGCTTGTCCGCATCTACGCGGACGACCCGCACCTCGCCGACCAGCTCGTCTCAAACCACCGGATCGCGGACGTCGGCGACGGCCACCGCGCCATGCTCGACCTCGCGGTGAAGCTCACCGAGGAGCCCGCCACGGTCGACGAGGCCGACTTCGAGACCCTCCGCGAGCACGGCTTCTCCGAGGAGGCCATCTGGGACATCGGGAGCGTCGCGGCCTTCTTCAACCTCTCGAACAGGATGGCACATCTGGCCGATATGCGCCCGAACGCCGAGTTCCACACGATGGGGCGGTAACCACTCTCACACCGAAATCCCCACGAGCCGGGACAAACGACTGAAGCCGAGAGGCCATCGTGAGCCGGTGTTCGGGCTCGAGCGACGCACCTATCGAACTCGGTTAAATTTACCAACGGGAAAATCTCAAACTATGTCGAAAAGTGTATGGTGCATAATGGACCACAGTCTGACATGCGCCAGCTGGACGACACCGACCTGGAGATCCTCCGC
Coding sequences:
- a CDS encoding peroxidase-related enzyme (This protein belongs to a clade of uncharacterized proteins related to peroxidases such as the alkylhydroperoxidase AhpD.) codes for the protein MSDDTPAMTRFPVPDVDELPDDLRERIDEEEERAGFVPNVFLAYGYKPSHFRAFFDYYDALVEDTALEREEVEMIVVAVSGANDCYYCNVAHGALVRIYADDPHLADQLVSNHRIADVGDGHRAMLDLAVKLTEEPATVDEADFETLREHGFSEEAIWDIGSVAAFFNLSNRMAHLADMRPNAEFHTMGR